CGTAGGCTAGCTTTTCTTCTATGCGCATACCAATGTAGGTACCGGCGGCAAAACCGGCAGCGTACATAACGTAAGCTGCCATATTACTGGCGTCCTGCATAATACGCGACAGAGCCAGTATGGTAATCAGAGCTTCAAAAAAGCCCAGAATTGCAGCGAACTTCCTCGCATTGTTAACGACGAACATCAGCTTTACTGTTGCCAGTGTTACATCGGATACCCTCGCTAGAAAGATCATCAGGGGTAGAAATACGAAGTCAAAGAAATCAAATTCAAACATGGCATTACTCTTTTTGTGGTTCTTATTTTTTGCCATCAGCATGCATTACGCTGATTGAAATAGAAAATGAAATAGCCTGCCCTATGGCTAAGCGTTTCGCATTTTATGGTTCTAGAAAATTAAATGAAGATGTATTTTACAGCAGCGGGTGTGTATCAGTTTATGATCACCTTCCCCTCTGTTGTGAGTTAGGTTCAGAACTTGAACCTGCGCAAATCTATGTTAGCGTTTGGAAAAATGTATTAACCATAAGCAACGATATTCTCTGTATGGTTAATATGAATGTTAATTTTTTAAAGTTTATAAAGCTATGGGCTTCCTTAAACTAACGGCTATTCACCGTAACTTATGCTGCTATCCTACTTTGCGAATTTGCCACAAAGTGTACAATGTTTTGATAGCCAATTTTACTCCAAAGTTACGAGGAAAACTATAGTGTGTTACATAAGTTTCAAAAAACATATAAATTTCATATGATATTTTTACTTTTCAATATATATTTTTGAAAAACAAACAAAAAAATCGTGCACTGATGTTAATGGGAGAAGTAAATTAATCCTGTATTCAATAATTTATTAATAAAAGGGGTAAGCTATTATCAAAATATCAATTTGCGGATTTGTAAGCTTTTTTTGACTTTTTAAGAAAAAAATTATGTGTGTCTTGCAAAAAAATGAAGATACTAAACTGTTCATTTTCTTTTGAGCTAGCTTCTCAGTTGAGAAAATTTAGTTTTCTGCACTCGCTTTATCAGAAAGCTGAAGCAATGCGTCATCATTGAAGAGGCAGGAGGAACCTGTTCCCATGCTAACAACTGTTCTCATAGCTTGATCGGAGCCTACATCCAGAAACTGAATACACTGCCTGGGTACATGGTAAATATTACCATTGGTAGGGTTAGGGGCAGTAGGAACAAAAACCGTATACATATCTTTGGATATTTCTTCTGTTACAAAACCTGTCATCAGTACCCCGGTCTTAAAAGGATCAATCAATACAACCTGGCTAAAGGGCATTTTTTTGAGTCCGGAGAATTGCTGCACCGTATCTCGCACAGTAGAGTAGAGAGGAATCTGGCTTAGGTAATTTCTTTCCAGGTAGTGGAAGTAGAACTTGCCTGAGCGATTACGAACCAGAAGCCCGATCAAAAAAAGAAAAATCAGAAGTACTACCAAAGATAAAATATTGACTGTCCAGTGAGGGTCTTCTGAGCCTGTAGACAGTAGCACACTGATAGGTACCAGCAGGTTGAATACAAAACGAAAAATAAGGTAGAGGGCAAAAAGAATAATTGCCAGTGGGAGTAGCAAAAGTGCCCCATCCATCATTGTTCTAAAAATATACTGCCTGCTCCAACCTGAACGCGAAGCCCTTTGATATGCTTCTTCGGTTTGTCCTTTTTGAGAATTGATCTGCATCTTGTTGTCTTTCAGCGTTTAAAAAAAT
This window of the Porifericola rhodea genome carries:
- a CDS encoding DUF502 domain-containing protein, whose translation is MQINSQKGQTEEAYQRASRSGWSRQYIFRTMMDGALLLLPLAIILFALYLIFRFVFNLLVPISVLLSTGSEDPHWTVNILSLVVLLIFLFLIGLLVRNRSGKFYFHYLERNYLSQIPLYSTVRDTVQQFSGLKKMPFSQVVLIDPFKTGVLMTGFVTEEISKDMYTVFVPTAPNPTNGNIYHVPRQCIQFLDVGSDQAMRTVVSMGTGSSCLFNDDALLQLSDKASAEN